One window from the genome of Populus alba chromosome 15, ASM523922v2, whole genome shotgun sequence encodes:
- the LOC118057622 gene encoding E3 ubiquitin-protein ligase AIRP2: MMDYHELAAMSSYQDTLKVLEADIQHANVLAASIPRAKCGSCLQMKLVYNHLTPIFLFFLQWMDCSCTCLLSTYLSLFDVVVYKVCSDRKQKISSCRRIATIRQFYDVILPSLQRLHGDTMEPDMTREEGHCLEMIVKNRLEDRRKLSDVELLREDECGICLEPCTKIVVPGCCHAMCINCYRDWNTRSASCPFCRGSLKRVNSEDLWVLTCSIDVVDTNTVSKEDVFRFYLYIKNLPKDISDDLFLMYYEYLV; the protein is encoded by the exons ATGATGGACTATCATGAGCTTGCTGCTATGTCATCTTACCAAGACACCCTTAAGGTTCTTGAGGCTGATATTCAGCATGCCAATGTGCT GGCAGCTTCTATTCCAAGAGCCAAATGTGGTTCCTGTCTTCAAATGAAACTGGTTTATAACCACTTAACAcccatttttctgttttttcttcaatggaTGGATTGCTCATGTACATGTCTACTTTCAACTTATTTGAGCCTTTTTGACGTTGTTGTATACAAG GTATGTTCAGACAGGAAGCAGAAGATTTCTTCATGCAGACGGATAGCAACCATCCGGCAATTCTATG ATGTTATATTACCATCTCTTCAGCGTCTTCATGGTGATACAATGGAACCAGATATGACTCGGGAAGAAGGTCACTGTTTGGAAATGATAGTGAAGAATAGACTGGAAGATAGGAGGAAGCTTTCAGATGTGGAACTGCTGAGGGAAGACGAATGTGGGATCTGCTTGGAACCTTGCACTAAAATTGTCGTGCCAGGCTGCTGCCATGCAATGTGCATCAACTGCTACCGTGACTG GAACACAAGGTCAGCATCTTGCCCATTTTGCCGAGGAAGTCTGAAGAGAGTGAATTCAGAAGACTTGTGGGTTCTCACTTGCAGTATTGATGTTGTTGACACTAACACCGTGTCAAAGGAAGATGTATTTAGGTTCTATCTTTATATAAAGAACTTGCCGAAGGATATCTCGGATGATCTGTTCCTGATGTATTATGAGTACCTAGTCTAA
- the LOC118057623 gene encoding GDSL esterase/lipase At3g48460 — translation MVAPSTYFSFVVFFFCSSNFAFNSAVQTTSPFKKIYAFGDSFTDTGNTRSASGPSGFGHVSSHPYGSTFFHHPTNRYSDGRLVIDFVTETLSLPYLLPYRGYKGNAPHGVNFAVAGSTAINHAFFVKNNLTLDMTPQSIQTQMIWFNKFLESQGCKGTVSSSPECKAVFDDALIWVGEIGVNDYAYTVGSSVSSDTIMKLATSSVTGFLQTLLKKGVKHVVVQGLPPTGCLPLAMVLASEDDRDDLGCVKSANNQSYTHNVVYQKTVQDLRKQFPDAVIAYLDYWNAYATVMKNPKKYGFEEPFMACCGSGGPPYNFEVFSTCGTSQASACSNPSQYINWDGVHLTEAMYKELSHMFLSGTFSHPPFGSLMDRKQHV, via the exons ATGGTTGCTCCTTCCACTTATTTCTCTtttgtagttttctttttctgctcTTCGAATTTTGCTTTTAACTCTGCAGTTCAGACCACTAGTCCCTTCAAGAAAATCTATGCCTTTGGTGATTCCTTTACGGACACCGGCAACACCAGGTCTGCGTCAGGTCCTTCTGGTTTTGGCCATGTCTCAAGCCATCCATATGGCAGCACCTTCTTTCACCACCCCACCAACCGATACTCTGATGGGCGGCTTGTGATTGACTTTGTAACTGAAACACTGTCCTTACCGTACTTGCTACCCTACCGAGGCTACAAGGGCAATGCACCTCACGGGGTCAACTTTGCTGTTGCTGGCTCCACAGCAATAAATCATGCTTTCTTTGTGAAGAACAACCTCACCCTTGACATGACTCCTCAATCTATTCAAACTCAAATGATTTGGTTTAACAAGTTCTTGGAGAGTCAGGGCTGTAAAGGGACTGTGTCATCAAGCCCTGAGTGCAAGGCAGTATTTGATGACGCATTGATCTGGGTTGGTGAAATCGGAGTCAATGACTATGCATATACTGTTGGATCTTCTGTATCAAGTGACACAATTATGAAGCTTGCGACCAGCAGCGTCACCGGATTCCTACAG ACATTGCTGAAGAAAGGTGTGAAACATGTTGTTGTTCAAGGTTTGCCTCCAACAGGATGCTTGCCACTGGCCATGGTCCTGGCTTCTGAAGACGACAGAGACGATTTAGGCTGCGTGAAGAGCGCAAACAATCAGTCCTACACCCATAATGTTGTTTACCAAAAGACAGTGCAGGATCTCAGGAAACAGTTCCCCGATGCTGTCATTGCTTATCTCGACTACTGGAATGCCTACGCCACGGTTATGAAGAATCCAAAGAAGTACGGATTCGAAGAGCCATTCATGGCATGCTGTGGATCAGGAGGTCCACCCTACAATTTTGAAGTGTTTTCAACATGTGGCACATCTCAGGCAAGTGCTTGCTCAAACCCTTCTCAGTACATTAACTGGGATGGAGTTCATCTCACCGAAGCCATGTATAAGGAGCTCAGTCACATGTTTCTGAGTGGAACATTCAGTCATCCTCCATTTGGTTCCTTGATGGACAGGAAACAGCATGTGTGA